Part of the Spiroplasma endosymbiont of Poecilobothrus nobilitatus genome is shown below.
TCAAAGGTCCAATGCTATTAATTAGTGGTATTTTGTATGTAACAATTATTGATCTTATTACAGGTGGTTTTATTTTTATTCCTATTTCAATTTTAATTAGAATTTTAATGTTTTTAATTACTTATTTTGGTGCTCGCATTTTAATCCGTTATGGTGCTATTTTTGTTAGTTCCTTAATGTTATTATTATATGTTTTGTATAGTTATTTCTTATTTGGGCCTGATGTTGCAATTGTTGAATTAATTGCTAATGCAATTCAAATTGCTGTTGCAACAATAATGGGAATTACTTTAGCAATTGTTTTTGTTCGGATTAATGAGCATAGTACAAATAAAATTTGAGATGATGAACAATTTTTATATTATAAAAAGAGTAATTATGCTCTAAATTAGAGTGCTGGAATGGCAACACTTTTTAGGACACTTTTTATATAGACATTTGTTTTCTAAAAGTAACTGGAGATAAATAATTTAAACTGCCATGAATTCGAATATTGTTATATCAATGCACAAAATCAAAAAGTTAGTATTTTAATTGTGTTAAATTTTTAAATTTTTTACCCTTAATAAATTCAGTTTTAAAAATTTTGTAAGTTGTTTCATCCACAGCATTATCATAAGGGCAGCCTTTATTGCTTAATGATCTTTTAATATTAAAAGTTATTAAAATTTCATCAATGA
Proteins encoded:
- a CDS encoding IS3 family transposase, with protein sequence MHWYNNIRIHGSLNYLSPVTFRKQMSI